One Euphorbia lathyris chromosome 1, ddEupLath1.1, whole genome shotgun sequence DNA segment encodes these proteins:
- the LOC136221204 gene encoding transcription factor SPEECHLESS: MNDTISDVFHESDQFVDNSLDGDDLFAIFESLDRVTEFPPITPSNEAAADETARLVSQKSTSSSVLLESETEFEISPKNKRQKTGGSCLEEAVNGGDGRMSHITVERNRRKQMNEHLSVLRSLMPCFYVKRGDQASIIGGVVDYINELQQILQSLEAKKQRKVYSEVLSPRIVSSPRPSPLSPRKPPLSPRLNIPISPTTPQPQPTSPYRPRLGYLSPATLPDPSPTSSSSSINDNINELVANSKSAFADVEVKFSGPNLLLKTVSPKIPGQAVKIVSALEDLALEILNVNINTVDETMLNSFTIKIGVECQLSAEELAQQIQQTFCC; this comes from the exons ATGAATGATACTATCTCCGACGTGTTTCATGAATCTGATCAATTTGTCGACAACTCTTTGGACGGAGACGATCTCTTTGCAATTTTCGAGAGCTTGGATAGGGTAACGGAGTTTCCTCCGATTACGCCGTCGAATGAAGCTGCTGCCGATGAAACGGCGAGGCTGGTGTCGCAGAAATCGACTTCTTCGAGTGTTCTGTTAGAGTCGGAGACGGAGTTTGAAATTTCACCCAAGAACAAGAGGCAAAAGACGGGAGGTTCTTGTTTGGAGGAAGCGGTGAACGGAGGAGATGGGCGGATGTCTCATATTACGGTGGAGCGTAACCGGAGAAAGCAAATGAATGAACATTTGTCGGTGTTGAGATCACTGATGCCTTGCTTCTATGTCAAAAGA GGAGACCAAGCATCAATAATTGGAGGAGTAGTTGATTACATCAATGAATTGCAACAAATATTACAATCACTtgaagcaaagaagcaaagaaaaGTTTATAGTGAAGTTCTTAGCCCTAGAATTGTTTCAAGTCCAAGACCTTCCCCATTAAGCCCTAGAAAACCCCCATTAAGTCCTAGGCTTAACATACCAATTAGTCCTACAACTCCTCAACCTCAACCAACTAGTCCCTACAGACCCAGGCTCGGCTACCTCTCTCCGGCCACCCTACCCGACCCTTCTCcgacttcttcctcttcctccatCAATGACAATATCAATGAACTTGTCGCCAATTCGAAGTCCGCCTTCGCTGATGTGGAGGTTAAATTTTCCGGCCCGAATCTTCTTTTGAAAACAGTATCTCCTAAGATTCCTGGTCAAGCTGTGAAGATAGTATCTGCACTTGAAGATCTTGCTCTTGAGATTCTTAATGTCAACATTAATACTGTAGATGAGACCATGCTTAATTCCTTTACCATCAAG ATTGGAGTTGAATGTCAACTTAGTGCAGAAGAACTGGCACAACAAATACAACAAACATTCTGCTGCTGA